A window of the Bdellovibrio sp. ZAP7 genome harbors these coding sequences:
- a CDS encoding NTP transferase domain-containing protein, translating into MSRISCVLIAAGSFSPVVGKSLIRENILDILNIPFEEVIAVTEQDTEAYCQALRDLPLKVTYNSEFALGQHSSIRNGLTHLRKYYDGVLVLRADDVNQDVDILQDMVCLFRAQMGKSIVHQAGRSLNLQPMLIPREFVPDILQYEDGDHDCSYLLKRYPVRVAPLAVADNYLTDIGPSDDFSITLVSQHG; encoded by the coding sequence ATGAGCCGAATTTCATGCGTACTGATAGCTGCAGGAAGTTTTTCACCGGTCGTGGGAAAATCCCTTATTCGTGAAAACATTCTGGATATTTTAAATATTCCATTCGAAGAAGTTATAGCCGTCACGGAGCAGGATACTGAGGCCTATTGTCAGGCTCTTCGCGATCTTCCGTTAAAGGTCACTTACAATTCTGAATTCGCCTTGGGACAACATAGTTCCATCCGCAACGGTTTGACTCATTTACGCAAATACTATGACGGGGTTCTGGTTTTGCGTGCTGATGACGTTAATCAAGACGTGGATATTCTGCAGGACATGGTTTGCCTTTTCAGAGCCCAAATGGGTAAAAGTATTGTGCATCAGGCGGGTCGATCTTTGAATCTTCAACCGATGCTGATCCCTCGTGAATTTGTTCCCGACATTTTGCAATACGAAGATGGGGACCATGATTGCTCTTATCTGTTGAAACGCTACCCTGTGCGTGTCGCACCTTTGGCGGTCGCCGACAATTATCTGACGGACATCGGCCCCTCTGATGACTTCTCTATCACATTGGTGTCGCAACATGGGTGA
- a CDS encoding BON domain-containing protein → MHNKSNRNESRRPYSSQGSYSSRNESRWSGDRDSQRGNFSSYNEDESARDYNMEGSSSRRDWDFEGGTRGAYGRGSNRGDIRYGTDRYSSNEDRYSNNWQATSDYDTNANISRDYNNRNRMSGSSRDSRTDRGDYRSDRGWDRNNMDRNESSRFGSNEDRESDSSPSYGSYGRDYSSQSYSDRDYSGSQSYSGRGDRLREDSYGSSRGGQDRDEARRSSSSASFEGRGPKSYTRSDDRIKEDVCEMLTRHSEIDANDIEVEVKNGEVTLSGTVNERRMKHMAEDLAERVSSVKEVTNNIRVQKESTHDWSSSSSQSESSTDGGTSSTKGSSSGKRAGSSASSTTQNPNH, encoded by the coding sequence GCCGCCGCCCTTATTCTTCACAAGGATCCTATTCTTCCCGAAATGAATCCCGTTGGAGTGGCGACAGAGATTCACAACGTGGCAACTTCTCAAGCTACAATGAAGATGAAAGTGCCCGCGACTATAATATGGAAGGCTCCAGCAGCCGTCGCGACTGGGACTTTGAAGGCGGTACACGCGGCGCTTATGGCCGTGGCAGCAATCGCGGCGACATTCGTTACGGGACCGACCGTTATAGCTCAAACGAAGATCGCTATTCCAACAACTGGCAAGCAACCAGTGATTATGACACCAACGCCAACATCAGCCGCGATTACAATAATCGCAACCGCATGAGTGGATCTAGCCGTGATTCTCGTACAGATCGTGGTGACTATCGCAGCGACCGCGGATGGGATCGCAATAACATGGACCGTAATGAAAGTTCACGCTTCGGCAGCAATGAAGACAGAGAGTCGGATTCTTCACCAAGCTATGGCAGCTATGGCAGAGACTATAGTTCTCAAAGTTATTCAGACCGTGACTATTCCGGCTCCCAATCCTATTCCGGCCGGGGCGATCGTCTACGTGAAGACAGCTATGGATCTTCTCGTGGTGGACAAGACCGCGATGAGGCGCGCCGCAGCTCAAGCAGCGCAAGCTTTGAAGGACGTGGCCCAAAATCTTATACTCGTTCAGACGACCGCATCAAAGAAGATGTGTGTGAGATGCTGACTCGTCACTCTGAAATCGATGCCAATGACATCGAAGTTGAAGTTAAAAATGGCGAAGTCACCTTGTCAGGAACTGTAAATGAACGTCGTATGAAACACATGGCTGAAGATTTGGCAGAACGTGTGTCATCGGTGAAAGAAGTCACGAACAACATCCGCGTACAAAAAGAATCCACTCATGACTGGTCTTCATCTTCTTCACAAAGTGAATCCAGCACAGACGGAGGCACATCTTCGACTAAGGGGTCTTCCTCGGGAAAGCGCGCAGGCTCTAGCGCGAGCAGCACAACTCAAAATCCGAACCACTAA
- a CDS encoding DHA2 family efflux MFS transporter permease subunit — translation MSTAVAHGSSAEPKMDFKAWLAVFGAVLGAFMAILDIQITNASIRDITGGLGATLEEGSWISTSYLVAEIVIIPISGWLTRVFSLRTYLTWTSILFLIFSVACGLAWNLESMIVFRALQGATGGALIPLAFQVILRMPPSKRNVGMAMFAITATFAPAIGPTVGGYLTQMFHWSVVFYMNLIPGIFLMAAIYFGIEKAPKQLELLKQIDRWGIITMAVGLSSLTIFLEEGERKDWFNSTTIVWLAILSVVFLIAFLVIELRIKNPFINLRLLMQKNFGFGCLVNFVVGLAMYGALYLLPLYLATIQGYNSIDIGRTMMWAGIPQLLILPFVPKILARVDARWLAFVGINIFGISCLMNSHLTADVGYDQLMWSQIVRAMGQPLLMIPLSTITTGLVAPQDVGSASGLFNMLRNLGGSVGIALLGTMMSHREKFHSAMLTEGVSLFHKNTQQRISDLQNFFMSSGVDVTTAHQKAIATVDMLVRKQANLLSFNDCFKTVAIALIASSVLILLCDKVKGGGGGEAH, via the coding sequence ATGTCTACAGCGGTAGCTCATGGTTCAAGCGCTGAACCTAAAATGGATTTCAAAGCCTGGCTCGCGGTTTTCGGTGCGGTGCTGGGCGCCTTTATGGCGATCCTCGATATTCAAATCACCAATGCTTCTATTCGTGACATCACGGGCGGATTAGGCGCGACCCTCGAAGAGGGTTCCTGGATTTCCACTTCCTATCTAGTTGCAGAAATCGTGATCATTCCGATCAGCGGTTGGTTGACCCGAGTTTTTTCCCTACGCACTTATCTGACTTGGACATCTATCCTGTTTTTAATTTTCTCGGTGGCTTGTGGTCTGGCGTGGAATTTGGAATCGATGATTGTCTTTCGTGCCTTGCAAGGGGCGACAGGCGGAGCCTTAATTCCTCTGGCATTTCAGGTAATCTTAAGAATGCCACCTTCCAAACGCAATGTTGGGATGGCGATGTTTGCCATCACCGCGACCTTTGCGCCAGCGATCGGTCCCACAGTTGGTGGTTATTTGACTCAGATGTTTCACTGGTCGGTCGTGTTTTATATGAATTTGATTCCGGGCATCTTTTTGATGGCAGCGATCTATTTTGGAATCGAGAAAGCACCCAAGCAACTGGAACTTTTAAAGCAGATCGATCGCTGGGGTATTATTACTATGGCGGTGGGACTTTCCTCGCTGACGATTTTTCTGGAAGAGGGCGAGCGCAAAGACTGGTTTAATTCTACGACGATCGTGTGGTTGGCGATTTTATCTGTGGTTTTCCTGATCGCCTTTCTGGTGATTGAATTGCGAATTAAGAATCCTTTTATCAATTTGCGTCTGCTCATGCAGAAAAATTTTGGTTTCGGATGTCTGGTGAACTTTGTGGTAGGACTGGCGATGTATGGGGCGCTTTACTTGCTCCCACTCTATCTTGCGACCATTCAAGGTTATAACTCGATAGATATCGGGCGTACCATGATGTGGGCGGGGATTCCGCAGCTTTTGATCCTGCCTTTTGTGCCTAAGATACTGGCCCGCGTGGATGCGCGTTGGCTGGCGTTTGTGGGAATTAACATTTTTGGTATCAGCTGTTTGATGAACAGTCATCTAACTGCTGACGTGGGATATGATCAACTGATGTGGTCCCAGATTGTCAGAGCTATGGGGCAACCTTTGCTGATGATTCCACTTTCGACGATTACCACGGGCTTGGTCGCTCCTCAGGACGTAGGCTCGGCCTCGGGTTTATTTAATATGTTGCGAAATTTGGGCGGCTCTGTTGGGATTGCCCTTTTAGGGACAATGATGAGTCACCGCGAGAAATTCCACTCGGCCATGCTTACTGAAGGTGTCAGTCTATTTCATAAAAATACTCAGCAGCGCATTTCTGATCTGCAGAATTTTTTTATGAGCAGTGGGGTTGATGTCACGACAGCTCATCAGAAAGCCATTGCGACTGTTGATATGTTGGTTCGCAAACAGGCAAACTTACTGAGTTTCAATGATTGCTTTAAAACAGTCGCTATCGCCTTGATCGCCAGCTCTGTTTTAATTTTATTGTGCGATAAAGTGAAAGGTGGAGGCGGCGGAGAAGCCCACTAG
- a CDS encoding HlyD family secretion protein codes for MSSVATPQWAQTFRSLSDKLISPAFKEKIKQSPLGKINLNPKQKKIAKWGGIAALLLISIASYNIFFFESTDDAFVKAHLHTVSPRIIGTVVEVMVQDNQHVKKGDVLVRLDKRDYEVQVKAAQARYGKSHRDLGRFKGFENLGPSERPVFDQYQSDALVTEAELQKAQLQLEYTTIVAPEDGKIGKRNVETGELVQPGQPLMALIEEDPWIEANFKENQIRHFKPGQKVEIKVDAIPGKSFLGRLDSVSPGSGSTFSLLPPDNATGNFTKIVQRIPVKIVFDKEDMKGYEDKLISGMSTEVSVRIH; via the coding sequence ATGTCTTCAGTAGCAACGCCGCAATGGGCGCAAACGTTTCGTTCTCTTTCCGACAAACTTATTTCTCCGGCTTTTAAAGAAAAAATTAAGCAGAGTCCTCTGGGTAAAATCAATTTGAATCCCAAGCAGAAAAAGATCGCCAAGTGGGGTGGTATCGCCGCTTTGCTTCTGATTTCCATCGCAAGCTACAATATCTTTTTCTTTGAAAGCACCGATGATGCTTTCGTGAAAGCGCACTTACACACCGTCAGCCCACGCATTATCGGAACGGTGGTGGAAGTGATGGTGCAGGACAACCAGCATGTTAAAAAAGGCGATGTCTTAGTTCGTCTGGATAAACGTGATTATGAAGTTCAAGTCAAAGCCGCGCAAGCTCGCTACGGAAAATCGCACCGCGATCTGGGACGCTTTAAGGGATTTGAAAATCTGGGCCCTTCAGAGCGCCCGGTATTTGATCAATATCAATCGGATGCTTTAGTCACAGAGGCCGAGCTTCAAAAAGCTCAACTGCAATTGGAATACACGACGATTGTCGCTCCTGAAGACGGAAAAATCGGTAAAAGAAATGTCGAAACCGGAGAGCTGGTGCAACCGGGACAACCCTTGATGGCATTGATCGAGGAGGACCCTTGGATCGAAGCAAACTTTAAAGAAAATCAGATTCGCCATTTTAAGCCAGGACAAAAAGTTGAAATTAAAGTTGATGCGATTCCGGGTAAATCGTTCTTGGGTCGCTTAGACAGCGTGTCTCCGGGGTCGGGTTCTACGTTCTCGTTGTTGCCTCCCGATAACGCCACTGGAAACTTCACCAAGATCGTGCAACGTATTCCTGTTAAAATAGTTTTCGATAAAGAAGATATGAAAGGCTACGAAGATAAACTGATCTCTGGCATGTCCACCGAAGTCTCCGTCAGAATTCACTAA
- a CDS encoding chemotaxis protein CheW, which translates to MSAVSGKKALNKLQMFASFKLGTTELAISVVSLQEVVNVPDAISPVPLAPSYLKGIFNLRGTVIPVVDMGTLLDLNHLEGAVGKIAVVVAEGVKIGLYFDSTSEILNVPVDSVCHFNDNPEGVRSVVKSVLKLNNGERLVEVIEPASLLKIENIASLATTSQNGADETKKKKFTRRQCITFKSGTRDFGMNLSAIREIIRVPEIKRSSMQVNYSLGVVSLRGVVIPVLDFKKFLHVEEVGPSLDAEAQRIIILKIQDFYVGFLVDSVDSIKTYFEEDLLPIPMFKQEKVNMMRGMLAVSETCNVLLLAEDQLFSEGEIHEFTRGHSALYSKENAKALEKETAGERHPYISFKLEYMLSTRLSSVDEIANLTEDMVKPPGYPDYVVGVQHMRGEVVTLVDLRMYYGMTYTGDYSNSRILIVRGAQGKIGLLVDSVESIDTVDEAKKIKIPSLFAKDAITALRGDIQEVIEMPDLSGKKKIFMVLDMPEVLNKLLNPNGSAA; encoded by the coding sequence CGATTTCTGTCGTGTCTTTGCAGGAAGTCGTCAACGTACCGGATGCAATCAGTCCGGTGCCCTTGGCACCCTCTTACCTCAAGGGCATTTTTAATCTGCGCGGCACAGTTATTCCTGTAGTCGACATGGGGACTTTACTCGATCTAAACCACTTGGAGGGTGCGGTCGGCAAAATTGCCGTGGTGGTCGCTGAGGGTGTGAAGATCGGTTTGTACTTTGATTCCACTTCGGAAATTCTAAATGTTCCGGTGGATTCAGTTTGCCATTTTAATGACAATCCTGAAGGTGTTCGCTCTGTCGTAAAATCAGTTTTAAAATTGAACAACGGTGAGCGCTTGGTGGAAGTGATTGAACCCGCCTCCCTTCTAAAAATTGAAAATATCGCGAGTCTTGCTACAACTTCGCAAAATGGCGCTGATGAGACCAAGAAAAAGAAGTTTACTCGTCGTCAGTGCATCACGTTTAAATCTGGCACTCGCGATTTCGGAATGAATTTGTCGGCCATCCGGGAAATCATCCGCGTACCTGAAATTAAAAGAAGCTCGATGCAAGTAAATTACTCCCTGGGGGTGGTCAGCTTGCGTGGAGTTGTGATTCCTGTCCTGGATTTTAAAAAGTTTCTGCATGTCGAAGAGGTCGGTCCGTCACTCGACGCGGAAGCGCAGCGAATTATCATTCTTAAAATTCAAGACTTCTATGTTGGCTTCTTGGTGGACTCTGTCGACAGTATCAAAACTTATTTTGAAGAAGATCTATTGCCGATTCCGATGTTCAAGCAGGAAAAGGTCAATATGATGCGAGGGATGCTGGCCGTTTCTGAAACTTGCAATGTCCTTCTCCTAGCAGAAGATCAGCTTTTCAGTGAAGGCGAGATTCACGAATTTACCCGGGGTCACAGTGCACTCTATTCTAAAGAAAACGCCAAAGCGTTGGAGAAAGAAACTGCGGGGGAGCGCCATCCGTATATCTCCTTTAAACTCGAATATATGCTTTCCACTCGCTTAAGCAGCGTGGATGAGATTGCAAATCTGACTGAAGACATGGTGAAGCCTCCGGGTTATCCCGATTATGTTGTTGGTGTTCAACACATGCGCGGCGAAGTGGTGACGTTGGTGGATTTGAGAATGTATTACGGGATGACCTATACCGGTGACTACTCGAACTCGCGCATTCTGATCGTGCGCGGAGCTCAGGGCAAAATTGGTTTGCTAGTAGACTCCGTAGAGTCGATTGATACCGTTGATGAAGCTAAAAAGATTAAGATCCCAAGCTTGTTTGCCAAAGATGCCATCACCGCACTTCGGGGTGACATTCAAGAAGTGATCGAGATGCCCGACCTCTCAGGGAAAAAGAAAATCTTCATGGTGCTCGACATGCCTGAAGTTCTGAATAAGCTTCTGAATCCGAACGGGAGCGCCGCCTAG
- a CDS encoding ankyrin repeat domain-containing protein, translating to MKFVLIIAFSFLSSLAYGQFIDGQDRGNGGDQCEMRIGEIRGDFEKWIIKGGSATLQLPLGITHDQYYRAMLEQMANASVSCTETILKVGAAEKTCLNFRDGQDVPRILCNVERFMNAKGSDQYVLIHHEYAGLAHFEINDGEKSDYRISMQIADYYRADGANKLDNAPAPKCSLDPLRSVSDRMATAIYENKLDCVRMLASQLGYLEQVLTYRYDPLIKELPNENWFILPPVSFAAILGRVDVLNILLDAGFNVNFLQGVHYPLSIASKAGNIESIKALVTRGADLKPVNGKCFSPVDAALTNLEEKSYPVARVYRTVETLLELGADSNSISFGRTTLSRAVENSELVDLLIKHGASVSAVDKYGRSAIYFCRSEGCVDRLVKLGADVNALDYSGSRAIDIVPTAAAVKALLNHGSPPRRKLVSVPRDVAP from the coding sequence ATGAAATTTGTTTTGATAATAGCCTTTAGTTTCTTGTCTTCGCTTGCTTATGGGCAGTTTATTGACGGTCAAGATCGTGGTAACGGCGGCGATCAGTGTGAAATGCGTATTGGCGAAATCCGCGGTGATTTTGAAAAATGGATTATCAAAGGCGGTTCTGCCACTTTGCAACTGCCGTTGGGAATCACGCACGATCAATATTACAGAGCCATGTTGGAGCAAATGGCCAATGCATCTGTCAGTTGCACGGAAACCATTCTGAAGGTGGGAGCTGCAGAAAAAACTTGTCTGAACTTCCGCGACGGTCAGGACGTGCCTCGTATCCTTTGCAATGTGGAGCGCTTCATGAATGCGAAGGGCTCGGATCAGTATGTTTTGATTCATCACGAGTATGCGGGGTTAGCGCATTTCGAGATCAATGACGGAGAAAAATCTGACTATCGTATCTCGATGCAGATCGCAGATTATTACCGAGCGGACGGTGCGAATAAACTGGATAATGCTCCGGCACCAAAATGTTCGTTGGATCCGTTAAGATCTGTTTCAGACAGGATGGCAACGGCTATTTATGAAAACAAATTAGATTGTGTTCGCATGTTGGCGTCGCAGTTGGGATACCTTGAGCAAGTCTTGACCTACCGCTATGATCCTTTGATTAAAGAACTACCGAATGAAAATTGGTTTATTTTGCCGCCGGTTTCTTTTGCTGCGATTTTGGGACGTGTCGATGTGCTCAATATTCTGCTGGATGCGGGCTTCAATGTTAATTTCCTTCAGGGAGTGCATTATCCTCTTTCTATCGCGTCGAAGGCTGGCAACATCGAGTCCATCAAAGCTCTCGTGACAAGAGGTGCAGATCTGAAGCCAGTGAATGGAAAATGTTTCAGTCCGGTGGACGCCGCATTGACGAATCTGGAAGAGAAGTCATATCCCGTCGCTCGTGTTTATCGAACGGTGGAAACATTGTTGGAACTGGGTGCAGACTCCAATAGTATCAGCTTTGGTCGGACCACTCTTTCAAGAGCGGTGGAGAATTCGGAATTGGTGGACTTGCTAATTAAGCATGGAGCTTCCGTGTCTGCCGTCGATAAGTACGGCCGTAGCGCGATTTACTTTTGTCGTTCTGAAGGTTGTGTGGATCGTCTTGTAAAACTTGGTGCCGATGTCAATGCTCTCGATTATAGCGGCAGTCGCGCTATCGATATCGTTCCAACAGCCGCAGCAGTGAAGGCTCTGTTGAATCATGGTTCACCGCCTCGACGTAAATTAGTATCTGTTCCCCGAGATGTTGCTCCCTAA
- a CDS encoding TIGR02147 family protein, which produces MARINSYQILLAEYESRQSKNKRFSRRAFAALLGISSGRLHEIMNGRHPITLKMAKKLIAKLNLEESKAAYFLRLVESEAYLRADGRKRVRPKSTRLLSEEEFSIVSDWEYFALMALAETATFRSEIPWLARKLSIPEARATEVVEHLLKQGLLNVSEKGEFKNTYTSMTTLIDIPSEVVRKANIECIRQAIENLDKIDVMKRDVSSLTLPVDMEKIPEVKALIREFKSKVTALMTKEQTTEVYNLNIQFVPVSELGI; this is translated from the coding sequence ATGGCAAGAATCAACTCTTATCAAATTCTTTTGGCTGAGTATGAGTCTCGGCAAAGTAAGAATAAGCGGTTCTCGCGCCGTGCGTTTGCGGCCTTGTTGGGCATTTCCAGTGGGCGCCTTCATGAGATCATGAATGGGCGTCATCCTATCACTTTGAAAATGGCGAAAAAATTAATTGCGAAGTTAAACCTGGAAGAAAGTAAAGCTGCCTATTTTTTGCGGTTGGTTGAAAGCGAAGCTTATCTTCGTGCCGATGGCCGTAAAAGAGTGCGCCCTAAAAGTACCCGCCTTTTATCTGAAGAGGAGTTTTCCATCGTTAGTGATTGGGAATACTTTGCTTTGATGGCACTCGCGGAAACGGCCACCTTTCGTTCAGAGATTCCCTGGCTTGCAAGGAAATTATCCATTCCCGAGGCACGCGCTACAGAGGTGGTTGAACATTTGCTAAAGCAAGGACTGTTGAACGTCAGTGAGAAGGGTGAGTTTAAGAACACTTATACATCGATGACCACCTTAATAGACATACCGTCAGAGGTCGTGCGGAAAGCCAATATCGAGTGTATTCGTCAGGCCATTGAAAATTTGGACAAAATTGATGTGATGAAAAGAGACGTGTCATCCTTAACTCTTCCGGTAGATATGGAGAAAATTCCCGAAGTGAAAGCTCTGATCCGGGAGTTTAAAAGCAAAGTCACCGCGTTGATGACTAAAGAGCAAACCACGGAAGTTTATAATTTAAACATTCAATTTGTCCCGGTTTCCGAGTTAGGGATATAA
- a CDS encoding XdhC family protein, which yields MTSLSHWCRNMGEDFFSLGIERVPVGETIQVDIPLKFAAAASGLAATYGWRLHINDTTEMEGIEFADVLIQMAAEIAQARGTNMRSLREILAPGTPWIEQPPLKSKKCVLYGRSRVTESLERHLMLLDFQPRIETDFDSLVFRADEIVIVATQTPRDLDLVACAVIARSSHVAIVGDEKRAQSIIRHLNRSEEKMAKEPVYLPAGVDIGARNADEMALSIVVEILLRGRMN from the coding sequence ATGACTTCTCTATCACATTGGTGTCGCAACATGGGTGAGGATTTCTTTAGCCTCGGCATTGAAAGAGTCCCCGTCGGTGAAACCATTCAAGTCGACATTCCATTAAAGTTTGCCGCTGCGGCAAGTGGGCTGGCAGCGACTTATGGATGGCGCTTGCACATTAACGATACGACGGAAATGGAGGGCATTGAATTCGCGGATGTCCTGATTCAGATGGCGGCGGAAATTGCTCAGGCCCGAGGGACTAACATGCGCAGTCTTCGCGAAATCCTGGCTCCTGGAACTCCATGGATCGAACAGCCACCTTTGAAATCTAAGAAATGCGTTTTGTATGGTCGGTCGCGCGTGACGGAAAGTCTGGAAAGGCATTTAATGCTTTTGGATTTTCAACCGCGTATTGAAACTGATTTTGACAGCTTGGTGTTTCGCGCCGATGAGATCGTAATTGTAGCGACTCAAACGCCAAGAGACCTGGATTTGGTGGCCTGTGCCGTTATCGCTCGTTCTTCGCATGTGGCAATTGTGGGGGATGAAAAGCGTGCGCAAAGTATTATCAGACATTTAAACCGCTCCGAGGAGAAGATGGCTAAAGAGCCCGTTTATCTTCCAGCGGGTGTAGATATCGGCGCTCGCAATGCTGATGAAATGGCCCTAAGTATCGTGGTTGAGATCCTGCTTAGAGGCAGAATGAATTGA
- a CDS encoding TIGR02147 family protein, which yields MVEIIKTELLRRKRDNKSYSLRAFADFLEISPGRLSELLSGKRSLSKKMKIKISERLGLSEMNELLETQPQNLTFSDRTDYHFLSNDAFTVLADWYHFAILSLADTADFKADPKWIAKRLGISILEATEALARLRKVGAIKLSGSKMTKTNKSVRAGNGLDSQALRISHRQSIEQAVISLNETPVDLRDISSITMAIDLKKLPIAKKIIQEFRHKMADVMESGNQTEVYNLNIQLVPVSTRRTL from the coding sequence ATGGTTGAGATCATCAAAACAGAATTGTTACGTCGCAAGAGAGACAATAAGAGCTACTCGTTGCGCGCTTTTGCGGATTTCCTGGAAATCTCTCCAGGCCGTCTTTCCGAGCTTCTTTCAGGCAAACGTTCCCTTAGCAAAAAGATGAAAATCAAAATTTCCGAACGTCTGGGGTTATCGGAGATGAATGAGCTTCTCGAGACGCAGCCTCAAAATCTGACTTTTTCGGATCGTACGGATTATCACTTTCTTTCAAACGATGCATTTACGGTTCTGGCTGATTGGTATCACTTTGCTATTTTGTCCTTGGCAGATACTGCCGATTTTAAAGCAGATCCCAAATGGATTGCAAAACGTCTGGGGATTTCTATTCTTGAAGCCACGGAAGCCCTGGCCCGTCTTCGGAAAGTCGGCGCCATTAAATTAAGTGGCAGCAAAATGACCAAGACCAATAAAAGCGTGCGAGCTGGAAACGGCTTAGACTCCCAGGCGTTGCGAATTTCTCATCGCCAAAGTATCGAGCAGGCAGTGATTTCACTGAATGAAACACCGGTGGACCTGCGCGATATCTCCAGCATCACGATGGCTATCGATCTAAAGAAGTTACCCATAGCAAAAAAGATCATCCAAGAGTTCCGGCACAAAATGGCTGACGTGATGGAGTCTGGGAATCAAACCGAAGTGTATAATCTGAACATTCAGCTGGTACCTGTTTCCACAAGAAGGACTTTATGA